The nucleotide window AAGAGATGGCTGATCTTCGTACTCGAAACGAACTTACCACGTGCTTTGCGGGAATTGCAACTTCCCGGTGAAGCTCTCACCGATTCCACCGCTGCTCAAGGGGCGATATCGTCACTTAGCGGGATGGATTTTGAATCCAGTGAAGACGCTGAACACCAATTGCTCCACAATCCTCCACAGCCATCCCACCTTCTAAGTTAGTTCGAATTGACATTATGATTAGCAAGAACCGGCTCAAGCAATTTGCCTTCGGACTTCTCACCTGTGTCGTCGTGATCTCTTTTCACGCGACGTCCGCGTCGGCCCAGCGTCGAAAAAGCATTCCGGATTTTACGCAGGGCGGCGAAACAGACGGTAGCCACGACTGGACGCTTGGCCCCACCGGTGCACGTGGTTGGATCTACGCGTGGAAGCATACTGCGGATGCCCGCCAAATCTTGATCACCAGGGTCGCCAAAGGCTCGCCTGCGGACGGCATTCTCGAAGCCGGTGATGTCATCCTGGGCATTGATGGGAAGCCATTTGATGACGATGCAAGGATCCAGTTCGCCCGCGCCGTGACGCGAGCAGAGCAGGAAGAATCAGGTGGCGTCCTGAAACTCGTCCGCTGGCGTGAAGGACAATCGGTGAATGCCGAGATCCAAATCCCGGTGATGGGAACCTACAGCGATACCGCGCCATACGACTGTGAGAAGTCGGCAAAGATCTTGGAACTTGGTTGCGAGGCGATCGCCAACAAAAGAATGAGATACGTCTCGATTCCCAACAGCCTCAACGCTCTTGTTTTACTTGCTAGCGGTCAGCCCAAATACCAGCCCATCCTTGCCGACTATGCTCGGAAGGTCGCCCGATACCGGGAAGAGTCTTTTGCGACTTGGCACTACGGTTACTCGATCATGTTTCTTGCAGAGTATGTTCTTGCGACCGGCGACGACTCTGTCATGCCCGGCCTAAAGCGCTTGGCTCTAGAGGCGGCTCATGGTCAGAGTAAGGTCGGTTCGTGGGGCCATCGATTCGCATTGGCGGATGGCCGCGTTGGCGGATACGGTTGCATGAATTCACCGGGTATCTCTCTAACGATCTCCATGGTGCTGGCGCGTGAGGCTGGCGTGAACGACCCGGACTTGGATCTCGCGATCACCCGGTCAGCACGATTCTTGAGGTGGTATGTCGACAAGGGTGCCATCCCCTATGGTGATCACGCGCCATGGCCCGGTCACGAAGACAACGGCAAGTGCTCGATGGTAGCCGTGCTCTTCGACTTGTTGGGCGATCGCGATGCGGCGAGTTTCTTTTCCAAGATGAGCACCGCTGCTTACGACGAGCGAGAAAGAGGACACACAGGGAATTTCTTCAACATGCTGTGGGCCATGCCAGGCGTTTCCCGCTGTGGCCCGCTGGCCACCAACGCCTACTGGCAAGAACAGGCATGGTACTACGATCTGGCTCGCGGATGGGACGTTAACTTTCCCTACCAAGGCTCGCCCGTCGGCGAGGAAGAGCACGGCAAGTACGCTGACTTCGATAGCACCGGTGCCTACCTGTTGGCCTATGCCTTGCCACTAAAGAGTCTTTACATCACCGGTAAAAAACCGAGTTCGTTCCCGGCTCTCAATCAGTCGGAGGTGGATGACGTGATTGCAGCGGGACGGGGATTTTTTGAAACCAAAACCAAGGATCGCTTCCGATACAAGCATCGCAGCGAGCAGGAATTGCTCAGCGGGTTATCGAGTTGGTCCCCCTTCGTTCGCAAACGCTCAGCCCTGGAACTAGGGAAACGCAAAGGAGATTTCCAACCAGCCCTCATGAAACTGCTTGCATCGGAGGATCGTTACTCACGCTACGGAGCCATTGAAGCGTTCGGGAAAATTGGCCGAACTGCCGATCCTGTTGCCAGCGTAGCTGCCCTCACGACGGCACTGGAGTCAGAGGATCCGTGCATACGAATCCTTGCCGGAGAAGCCCTCGCCAGCATTGGCAAACCGGCGATAGCGGCCGTTCCAAAGATGCTGGAACGACTTGCAATGACTGACCCCAAGAACGACCCCAGGGCGATGGAGCAACGCTTCCTGTGTTTCAGCCTTTTCAACCGTCGTGGTGGCCTGATCGGCACGTCGCTTGAGGGCGTCGATCGTGAACTGCTTTTGCGAGCGGTCCAAGTCGGTCTCCAGAATGAAGACGGACGAGCACGCGGCAGCCTTGGTTCGGTTTACGAGAATCTCACCTACGAGGAAATCAAACCGATCTTGCCAGCCATTCACCAGGCAATTGTCGAGCCCGCGCCGAGCGGGATTATGTTCGCTAGCGAAATTCGGCTGAGCGGCGTCGCGTTGCTGGCCAAGCACCGCATCCGAGAAGGCATGCCACTGTGCATCCAGATCATGGAAATCGACAAGTGGGGCAAGAAGAAACGCATCGCCGATTGCTTAAAGACGCTGGAAACCTACGGTGCGGCTGCCAAGCCGGTCCTGCCCGAACTTCGGCAGCTCGAACAAGATCTGCTTGCTCACCGAGAGTCGCGAATGCTATCTCCCGTCATCTATCAACTTAGAGACCTCATCCAAGAAATCGCTAACGCGACCGATGTGGGCGAACTTCGCAGTATTCAGGAAAAAAAAGAGAGCTAGCCGATGCGCCTGCCGGCAAAGGTTCGCTCGGAAGCGGTCGATACCTGGCGGTTGATTCCCCATAACTTAGGTGCGAGTTAGGTTCCGATTAACTTGAAATTGCGCAGTTCACCGAAGAATGTTTGGCCAGTCGCGTAGGATCTTCTTGCTACAGCATGGTCCCAAACGGTTAATGACAATCGCTCTGCTCTTGCGAAGCAGGAATCAACCACCAAGGCGGGCTGCAGCAACGGGGCGATTCAAATTGGAGGCTGTCTATGCCAGTTTGAAAGATGGGACTGTCAGTATCCGGCGTACTAGTAGTAACCGAGTGATCCCGAATCGCTCCGTCGATAAGTCAAGACGCTCTGCGGTGCGGCACACGCCAGCACGAAAACTTGGCCTCCCCTCCGTTTGCTTCACCTAGATTGCAACTCACTGTTTTCCAGAATCATGGTTCCAGGATCATGTGGGCGATCCAAGATCAGATGGGCTCCAGGCTCATCGTGCTTCAAGATCACGTTCCATGGCTGCCGTTGGTCTACGCAGGGCGATCGCAAATTCGTCCAAGCTAGGTCAGCAGGCGAGTCCGGTGCATTAGCCAACGCTGCTGAACCGGCCGGCCTAAGGGCTCTCAGCGTGTCTGGTCGTCGCGTGCTCGATCGATGCGTTTTTGTAGCTCCTTGATCAGTGTTGGCATTTCGCCAAATGACGAGAGCCGACTTGGGAACCAAGTCACTGTATCGCCCCAGCGACACGGGACGTTGAGTTCCATCACGCAGTAAGGCGGATTGTTATAGGTCGACAAATTCAACGATCGAACATCGCCCAAATGAATGCGTTCGGATTCACCTCGACGTTCCATCAAAAGATGATCTCGGTCAATCCAAACGTCGCTCACCGGATTCTTAAATCGGATCTCGTACGCGTGGTACATCAACACCCCAAAGCCGACCAGTGGAATGGCCACGCAGATTAGCCCGGTAAAGATCAGCGGCAGCAGCAATACCGCAGCCACAACGACCAGGACCCATGTGTGCGTCATCGCAAAAAGTTCGCGTAAACCTTTCTGGATTGCTTGCGAAGGAATGATCGAGGTGGAACTGATCCGGTCCATTGGTTCACCGAACTCTTTCGAAATAGATTCATGCAACTGACCAAAGGATACACATTCCAACGTCGTATTCCACGAAGGCGTCCAGGTCGGTGGATAGCATCACTCCACACCCAGTGTCGCGACAGAAAACCGCGGAGACCTGTTTAATTTGGTTCTAGGAGACCAATCTAGCCATGTGTAACATTGTCAACGTGAGGAGCGAGCAACAAACCAGTTCGTTTTCAAGTTTCAGCCAATCGTGCTTTCCGGCTTTTTTAGGGCGTCTACCATTCATCGTTATGTGAGCATTGTCTTGCTCGCAACGTTCGCTGCTGGACTGACAGGACTGCCGTTCAACCCGCCAACATCCCCGAAAGAGGGCCGTTTTCCATGTGAGAACTGCCCATGTGGCTGCTCCACGGCGGAGTATTGCTGGGATAAATGCTGCTGCCACAGCGACCTCGAAAAACTCGACTGGGCCAGCAAAAACGGGGTCACGCCACCTGCCTCTTTGATTGCTCGTGTTTCGCTATCCAAGGCTACGGTCGTGGTGGCAAGTCGATGCTCCGCGTCGGAAAAGACTTCCTGCTGCTGCGGTTCTACACACGCGGCCGCGCCTGGTTCAACTGATCCGACGAAGGAAAAGGCAGACACGACGTCCCCACGAATCGTTCGGCTCGAAGACGCCGCAAAATGTCGTGGCCTACAATGGGTTTGGACTACCTTATCAACCGCCATCCTTGATCGGCCAATCCGTGCGGTAGCCTCATCCGACCCACCGCTTCTGTATTGCATGACGGTGACGGATGCTCTCGAGGAATCCAGGTTTGATGCGCCCGAACCGCCTGTTCCCTGGCGATTCGCTTCTTAACAACTCGTGCTTTGTCACAGCCTCATTCTTGGGGTGGTTGGTCTCGTCGTCGGTTCGTTGATTGCCCCAGCTTTGTTGGCCTTAAACCCTGAAGAGCTTCGTGGCTCGCGATATGGCCGGAAATCTTGACGAGTTCCGCTGCTGCCAGCATCTCCTAATTCTGGGCTAGCGCAGAGCACTGAGTTTCAGTTGGTTTCCTTCAATTGTTTCAGTGCACGATCGATTTCTGCGCTGCGCCAATTCCATCTATCTGTTGAGCGGTTTTTCGCTGATCAACAACGTTGCTGCGCATGTACATCGAAGCCTCAGGTCGGACACCTTTGTGACTTCATCCATCGGTACTGCATCAACTTTCATCTCAACACAATTCAATCAAGCTTCCTCCCCAACATGAATAACACTCCCATCAACGACCACCATTCTCCTCGCCAAGGATTTACCTTGGTCGAGCTACTCGTTGTGATCGCCATCATTGGCGTCTTAGTCGGACTGCTTTTGCCCGCCGTCCAAGCGGCTCGCGAAGCGGCACGACGCATGCAGTGCAGCAACAACATGAAGCAGCTCGGTTTGGCACTCCACAACTACGAGTCTGCGTATCGGATTTTCCCCGGTCCCGCGTTTTCAACGTCCAACGCCAGTCAAGTGTACGGCTTCTCAACACAAGCATTCTTGCTGCCGTACATCGAGCAGGCCAGCGTGGAAGCCATGATTGACTATTCCCAACCGCTCTATACCGGTGCGCAGAACAACCAAGTCTTTAATCCGGTCCATGAGAATGTTGCCATGACTCCACTGGCGAGCTTTCGCTGTCCAACAGAACCTCAAGATCCCATTAGTTTTATCGACACGAATACGTTCGCGGGCACCAACTATGTCGTCTGCACAGGCTCGGGCACCGACAAGAACTACGACTCGCGACTGAAAACCGACGGTATGTTTTGGCGGGGCTCGAAAACGGGATTTCGAGATATGCTCGATGGATCGTCCAACACTCTTGTATTCGCCGAATCACTTATTGGCGGCGGGGCCACCTCGCCAGAGCCACCGCCAGTCCAAGCGTTGCCGCATTACCGCTTCATGGCGGCGTATCCCGGCGGGCCTGGCAGCATGCAGGGACCGGGCCTCGGTTTCAATGGTGCACCAGGTGACAATCCCGTGTTGGAAACAGCCGTTGCCAGTGCCGCATCGTGGGCCGGAAACCGATGCAACGCTTGGATTCACGGGAAGGATGCTGACACAGGCTTCAACGCCTACCCCGGTCCCAATGCCAAGACATCGGATGTCATCAAGAACAACTGGGGTTTCCTGGCAACACGCAGCCTCCACACCGGTGGTGTCAACGTTGCCTTTGGCGATGGCAGCGTTCACTTCATTACCGACAGCATCGACATGAAAACCTGGCGTGCCATGTCAACCCGCAATGGACACGAAGTCATCGAGCACCCATGAGCAACAAACTCACGCGTTCATTCGGATCACTCTCAATCTCCACCTTTCACTTAAAAAGAATAATGAACTTCATCCTCCACTCTTCTCGTTCCGTTCTCCTCTTGTTGGCACTTGCGGCCGCGAGTCTAAGCCACTCATCGTTTGTCGTTGCAGACAATGCGGTCTCGACGCACTTCTATCTGGTGGGCGTTGGTCCGGGTGACGCAGACCTGATGACGCTACGGGCAGTCAATACAATCCAAGACGCTGACGTGATCCTTTGCCGCAAAGAGCACGCTGAGATCCTTAGCGAATATCTCGATGGCAAAGAGCTTCACCATGAATTCTCTCGGATGATTCCGTTCTTCAGCCGAGATCCCTCGCTGTACAGCGGCGAAGATCGCAAGCGAGCCGAAGACTATCAAGAGAAACGAGCTAAACTCGTACGGCTGGTGCGAGATGCGGTGCAAGCGGGACGAACCGTTGCAGTCCTCGATTACGGCGACCCGATGATCTACGGGCCAAGAGTGTGGATGCTGCAAGAGTTCCAGGACCTAAATCCAATTGTCGTTCCCGGCCTGAGTTCATTCAATGCGGCTAACGCAGCACTTGGTCTGGGTATCACGTCCGGTGGCCACACCAAAAGCGTCACTTTGACCGCTGGCGATTGGATCCCGGCGGACGACACGATCGAAAAACTGTCGGTTCACCGCAACACGATGGTCTTGTTCACGATGCGAGCGGAATTCGAACACTTCATCAACCAACTCGCGATCAACTACCCGCCCGAAACACCGATCGCGATCGTCCAACAAGCGGGTCGTGCCGATGGCGAGAAGATCATTCACAGCACGATCGGCACAGCCTTTGACGAAATCGATGCAGATGACCTACCATTTGAATATCTGATCTACGTCGGCGACTTTCTGAAGAATGGCGAACGGAAATCGCCTCGATAGAATTCTATCGATTTGAAACAACTTCCATTTAACCTCACTTGAAGAACCTATGAATACTCAAGCACTCCTGATTGCAACCGCCGCGCTCTTGATCAGCGTTGGGTGCAATCGTCCAGCAGAAACCACTGATTCCTCGACGGTGTCGGAACAGACTCTTGTTAAGCTCCAGCAAGCCGATGCTCTCGATGGTCAAGAAGACCACGTCATCGGCAAGTGCTACGTCTGTAGCCTCGGCATGGACGGCAAAGAGGAACTGACGGTCGATACTCACGGCTACGAAGCTCATCTTTGCAGCAGCTCTTGTCGCGATCATTTCGCCGCTTCGGCTGACGAGGTGATTGCATCGACACCGATCCCACAGACTCAAAGCCCAGAGTAGTTTGCCGAGATGAGATGCCCGTCCAGGCAAACTGTCCAGGCAAACTGTCTAGGCATACTGTCTAGGCATACTGCTCAGGCATACTGCGCAAGCCGATCCCTTGCTCTCGGAAGGCTGCCGCCGGCCGAGACAGGGAATGCAAGCGACGGCGATGCGGAACCATTGCAGCTTGAAAAAGTGATCGCGCAAAGGTTCGCTACGTGAAGTGACGGTACCTTGCACTGAACCTTCGATGGCTAAGAAACTTCGACTTACACAGGCAACAGGCGACACGCTTGCCTGGCTGACGAAGCGAAGAAGAAGCGGGCGAGTCGGATTGGTGCTGGCGTTGCCTCGTTGCACGGCTGGCGTCAACGCCAGCGGGCTTGAGGGCGTTTCGCGAAGAGAGCGGGGCTCCTGTTCGTCAGCAAAGAAGGTTCGCCCGTCAGCCTGGCCGCTTTTCTATGTTTGTCGCTGCACTCCTGTGCAGCTTCGGGTGGCTCGCTTCCTTAAAGCTTGTCGGATTGCAAATTTTGGTTTGTCCTACCTGATTTGTCGACAAGTGGAATACCGCTTTCGCTACTTTTGGTTTTTCCAAATCCGAATGGGCTCAATGTCGTTCTGCGAGTCCGCACCTTGGGTGCTTCGACCTCTTCGGATGTCCGATTCAAGCAGGCTAAGCAATCGGCTTGCGATGTCAGGCTCGTTCAAGTAGAGATTGTCCGCTTCACCGATATCGGTCGCCAGATTGTACAACTGTGCTTCCAGGGCGTCCGCTGCAACCGCTTTTTCGCGTGGTGCAGTTAGTCCACCAGACCCGCGAGCCAGCATGAGTTTCCAGTTGCCGGCGCGGTAAGCAAAATGACCGTCGATGGCATGGTGGATGATCCCCTGGCGAGTGGATTGGATCGGCTGTCCCTGCAAGGCCGGCAAAAAGCTGACGCTGTCTTCTGCGGCTCCTGACGGCAGCTCGGTTCCAAGGAGATCCGCACAGGTTGCCATCAAGTCCCACTGCCCGATCGTTTGGTCGGAACGAGTCCCTGGTTCAACTTTGGCGGGCCAACGCAGAACAAACGGCACGCGATGGCCACCTTCCCAGAGATCTCCCTTGGAGCCTCGCAGCGGTCCGCTGACATAGTGGCCTTTCTCTTTGAGTTGCTCGATCTTCGCCATCGCCGAGCACCCGTTGTCAGTTGTGAAAATGACGATCGTGTTTTCCGCACTGTCCGATTGGTCAATCGCATCGACAATCGCGCCGACGACTGCATCGGTCTGCATGACAAAATCACCGTAGCGACCCACGGAACTTTTTCCCTGCCACTCGGGTGATGGCAAGATCGGAGTGTGTGGTGAGTTCAGTGCGATGTAGGCAAAGTACGGTCGCTCCTTCGTTTGCTGCTTGATGTACTGCACCGCTTTTTGCTTAACGATCGGCAGGACATCAACGGCATCGAAGTCGGGTTCCGCTGGCCCCTCACGTATGTACTTCTTAATTGCCGTCGCCTCGCCAACGAAGCGGTCGTTCTCAATGAAAATAAACGGTGTCATGTCAAGCGAGGCGGAGATACCGTAGAAGTAGTCGAAGCCTCTCGATGTTGGGCCATTTTGGATCGAGCCTTTCCAATCGATGTTCCTGGGGTTGTGGCCTTTCCCGGGTGCCTTGCCATCGGTGGTAGGGATATCCATTCCCAGATGCCATTTGCCGATCGCTGCGGTGTGATAACCTTGGTCTTTCAGTAGGTCGGCCACAGTCACCCGATTCGAATCGATCAGCGGCGGACTGTATCCGTAGAGGACGAATCGTTGAAGCTTGGTGCGCCAGTTGTAGCGTCCGGTCAGAATGCTGTACCGCGTTGGTGTGCATACCGAAGACGATGAGTGCGCGTCGGTCATTGACATGCCTTGCGCTGCCAAACGATCGATCGCGGGTGTGGGAACCTTGCAACGATCGGGATTCATTGCCGATACCTCACCGTACCCCATGTCATCGGCGAGAATGAACACGATGTTGGGCGGGCCTGCAAACGCTGGCCCAGCATCCATGCCAATCGCAAATGCAGTCATGGCAGTGAAAAGGATGCCTACCGTAGGAATCGTTGGATGCGTCACGAAACGGCCTCAGTGTGGTTGATGTTGTCGATCAGGTTTCAGCGTAGCAAGGCAGCAAAGGCATCGCTGCAACGAATCCATCGATTGCAATTGACGAAGAGGAGATGCCAAGGATGTATTACCATGACACGAGTCCTGTGTGCCGCTCGTGCCAGTGTCCTTCGTGCCGGTGCCCCTCGTGTCGTTACAGAACCTGGGCGTTCGAGAGCTGCCGCCCTCAAAAAACTTCCCGGCACTACCGCGCCGGGCATCAGTTCCGGGGCAACGCCGTAATCCTGAAACGCGAAGCGACAAGTTGCCACGCTCTTATTCGTTCGTGCCCTCTCCATCCGGCTCCACGTAGCCAGGCTCCCACTGTTCTTCCAACTCACGAGCCTCTTCCAACGCCTCAGGATGCTCTTCAAGGTAAGCTGCAAGTTCATCACGATCAGCAACACTTGAGTTTCCACCCTCAGAACAGCCACTCGTCAAACCGACAAGTCCCAAAGAGAAGATTGCAGCAAAGGCAAACGACATAGAAATAGATGGTTTCACAATATAGATCCCAAGAAAGCGAAAGAAAGAAACTTCCCGGCGTGACCGACTTCTTGATTGAATCGGGCCAATGCCAGAACAAGAACGGTACCAGTCCCAAGGACTGATACCGCAAGAAATTTCAATGCACCAACGTCTTAGCCAACGCCATTTGTTAATGCATTGCAGGCACCGAAAAATCAGAACTCCTGGCCAATCACTTCTTTTGCAGCTCGTGTCCCAAGGGCACCCCACAGCCCGTACGGACTTTGTGAGCCCGGTGGTTGGGCGGTACCCACCGATGACTGGAGAGCAACTCTGGTTGATTGCTGGTTGCCAGCCTCAATCGAGTCAGTGATGAACTTAACCGCTCCATCGCCCATCAGCACATGAACACCACCTTGGTGACGACTGCTTGGCGGAGCGATTGCTGCGGATCTAACGTTATTACTTCCAACGCAAATTCGTTCGTTTGGAGGCCAGATCGTTGTCATCCCGGAGGATGCGGGAGCCGCCCAGGCCCATTTATACCCACGACGGCGTTCAGCACTTGAAATGACTTTCGCACCGTCGCCCCAGAACTGCGGGCGTTCAGGATCAATAATTGCGCATAGGTTGCTCGGCGCCCGGTCCGTTAGCCGCCTACCGTCGATATTGGTGGCTTCGTAACCAATCGCGGTCCGTTTGTCGTTGTCACCTAAGTCGGACATGATCTCGCCGCCCGCGATCGTGTTTGACAGCCCATCTAACACGTCTCGGAACTTAGTCGCTTTTCGAATGACGAACATCCCACGCTGGGCGGCCCGCACAGCCTCCGACGCGCGATCGGTGCCGTTTGCATTCCTTGCCCCTTCGTGCGATTGATGCGGACTGTCACCGTAACAGTAGGCGTAATTGGTTCTTCCTTGAGAAGGGAGACCGTTGCCAGGATCACTTGGGCAACGCAGTCCCGGTATGTTGGTCATCCAGGGCTCGTAGCGGAAATTCGCGTGATGAGCCAACGTCATCTCTGGATTCGGCCCCATAGGCTCCCAGACGTCATTCGTGGTACTGCCGTCGCCATCCGAGTCTAGCGGGTTGGAAATCTGCTCCCACAAAGCTTGCTGCTCGAAGAACGGTGTCATGCCCACCAGCCAATTCAAATAAGTGTTAGTGCTATTTCTGAGCGGCACGATGGAACTTGCACTCGTCACTTTGGAAGTGCCGTCTCCCGTGGTGGGCAATTGATTGTACGCGGAATGGTAGTTGTGCATCGCCAATCCAAGTTGCTTGAAGTTATTGCTGCAGCTCATGCGGCGGGCGGCTTCGCGAGCGGCCTGGACGGCGGGCAGCAACAACCCAACAAGCACGCCAATGATTGCGATCACAACAAGCAGTTCGACGAGTGTGAACCCACGCGGCTTGTGGGAGAAACGTGGAAAAGAAGGCATATAAGGACTCCGAGGACGAGAAGAGCTTGTTCAGAAACAGAACAAGGGGCAAGGTTCCGCTCCTTAAGCGTTTCTAATGTCCAGAATCTATACACCTAAGCAACATTTCCCCTTTTTTCTTCTTCGACGGAGCGAATGAGCGTTTTTTAACGTGAAGTTTGGTGTGTGGCTCCCGAAAACTTGCCCTCCCCAAACTTGCCGGCCCCAATACTTCCCGTACCGAACTTCGCCGAGACTTGAACTTTGTGTCACCTAAACTTCGATCGACACAGCGGCCTCGCGGCTCCTGATCATGGCGATTGGATCTTATACAGGTGCTCTTTTCCGCGGACAAAGATCGCACCGCTGGACACCGCCGGGCACGCTGTCGTGGCCATGCCGGGCACGTCATTGACCGCGATGACCTCGGGGTCACGTTGCGCTTTCACGACTGTGCCAAGACCGCTTTGGTTGAAGAAGTACAAGCGATCGCCAGCGAGAATCGGGGAGGCTAGGTAGTCGCCCGAAATTCGTTTCTTCCAGAGTTCGTCGCCTGTTTCCAGCTCAATGCATGACACGACCCCGTTGTCGGTGACCTGGAAGATCAATCCATCGTGTTGAATCGGTTTGGCAAAACGCGGATTGCCGCGTTCCCGTACCCACTCAACGTGCGAGTCGGTGACGTCTCCTTTGGTGGATGCATCGAGTCGGACCGCGAGCAGCTGCGCGCCACGCGAACCGGTGTTGATGATCGCGAGCTTCTCTTCCGGGATCCACAATGGCCGGATGCCCGCGTTGTAGCTTTTGTGGCGCAGCGTCCATAGCTCATCGCCAGTCTCCAGGTCGTAGCTTTGCATCGCCCGAGCACCAACTGAAAGGATCTGCAGTTGATCGCCAACCGGGACGATGGCAGGCGTGCAGTACGCTTTTCGCATGTCGCCGTCGCGTAGCGGCTTTCCGTCGTCACCGAGATCTTCGTAGTCGGTGGTCCGGTCGGTCCGCCATAGAGTTTGCCCCGTTTCAGCATCCAGTGCGGTTGTGTACTGCTGGTCAACGCCGTCGAACGTCAGCACCAGTTTGTTTCCATACAAAACCGGAGAGGAGCCAGGTCCCCGGAAATGCCGACACGGCAAATCACGCCGCTGCCAAATTACCTCGGCAGTCTTTGCGTCGAGTTTCGCGGTCCCATAGCTACCGAAGTGGACGTAAACGACACTTGGCCCCAGCACACAACTGGGTGCCGCATAATTGTTAAACCCGACAGCCCCACCGAGTTTTTCAACTTCGGCGTTCTCAAACAGCAATCGGTCGTGCAGGATTTCGCCGGTCTGTTCGTCGATCGCGATAACGAATTGCTTCTTGCCATCGGTAGTGGCCGTCGTCAACCAAATCTTCCCATCCGCGATCACCGGTGACGAGTGACCTTCGTCGTGCAGCGGAGCTTTCCAGGCGACGTTTTCGGTATCAGTCCAGTGGATGGGGAGACCTTCGGCATCGGCGTCGGCAACGACACCATCATGGCTCGGTCCATGGCGATCTGGCCACTGTGCCAAGACATTCGGTGCAGACGCAACGAGCGACGCGAGTAGGCCGATGGCAAATAGGGCGATGAAAGACAATCGAGTCATGGCGGTCGCTTAGTCAAAACGCGGTGGGTACAGGTGGGATCAACCGCAGCATTGTACTAAACGTTCTTCGCCACTGCGGGTTGGGTCCAGAGATCTTCCAGTTCCCCGTTGGTGCCACCGAAGCACTTGATGCCGATCGGTGCCATTCATGAATGGCACTATTGGCTGC belongs to Neorhodopirellula lusitana and includes:
- a CDS encoding PQQ-binding-like beta-propeller repeat protein; translated protein: MTRLSFIALFAIGLLASLVASAPNVLAQWPDRHGPSHDGVVADADAEGLPIHWTDTENVAWKAPLHDEGHSSPVIADGKIWLTTATTDGKKQFVIAIDEQTGEILHDRLLFENAEVEKLGGAVGFNNYAAPSCVLGPSVVYVHFGSYGTAKLDAKTAEVIWQRRDLPCRHFRGPGSSPVLYGNKLVLTFDGVDQQYTTALDAETGQTLWRTDRTTDYEDLGDDGKPLRDGDMRKAYCTPAIVPVGDQLQILSVGARAMQSYDLETGDELWTLRHKSYNAGIRPLWIPEEKLAIINTGSRGAQLLAVRLDASTKGDVTDSHVEWVRERGNPRFAKPIQHDGLIFQVTDNGVVSCIELETGDELWKKRISGDYLASPILAGDRLYFFNQSGLGTVVKAQRDPEVIAVNDVPGMATTACPAVSSGAIFVRGKEHLYKIQSP